In the Kitasatospora terrestris genome, one interval contains:
- a CDS encoding cold-shock protein, protein MAERQYGTVKWFNDEKGYGFITPESGADLFVHFRSIEGAGFKSLVEGQRVSFEVVQGPKGAQADKVQVEP, encoded by the coding sequence ATGGCCGAGCGCCAGTACGGCACCGTGAAGTGGTTCAACGACGAGAAGGGCTACGGCTTCATCACCCCCGAGTCCGGCGCCGACCTCTTCGTGCACTTCCGGTCGATCGAGGGGGCCGGCTTCAAGTCCCTGGTCGAGGGGCAGCGGGTGTCCTTCGAAGTGGTCCAGGGCCCCAAGGGCGCGCAGGCCGACAAGGTCCAGGTCGAACCGTAG
- a CDS encoding VOC family protein, whose translation MPEVTTPYATGTPCWVDLMAKDQRAALDFYADLFGWQGQPGPAEFGGYAVCELNGRAVAGIGPAMAPEGMPEPPTVWTGYLASTDAQATQDAIVAAGGALLAPVMDVGDLGRMLIAADPQGAVFGVWQPGEFSGARVVNESGALTWNELHTNDVPGATSFYGEAFGIEIEPVEGADAYWELRVGGRAVGGVTLLAKDPTGTPPHWLTYFAVDDVDSTVDALVKREGLVLAPPFDMAAGRMAVVADAQGAPFAMITPAPAA comes from the coding sequence ATGCCCGAAGTCACCACCCCCTACGCGACCGGCACCCCGTGCTGGGTCGACCTGATGGCGAAGGACCAGCGGGCCGCGCTGGACTTCTACGCCGACCTCTTCGGCTGGCAGGGACAGCCCGGGCCGGCCGAGTTCGGCGGGTACGCGGTCTGCGAGCTGAACGGCAGGGCGGTCGCCGGCATCGGGCCGGCGATGGCCCCCGAGGGGATGCCGGAGCCGCCGACCGTCTGGACCGGCTACCTGGCCAGCACCGACGCCCAGGCCACCCAGGACGCCATCGTGGCGGCGGGCGGCGCCCTGCTCGCACCGGTGATGGACGTCGGCGACCTCGGCCGGATGCTGATCGCCGCCGACCCGCAGGGCGCGGTGTTCGGCGTCTGGCAGCCCGGCGAGTTCTCCGGCGCCCGGGTGGTCAACGAGTCCGGCGCGCTGACCTGGAACGAGCTGCACACCAACGACGTGCCGGGTGCCACGTCGTTCTACGGCGAGGCGTTCGGCATCGAGATCGAGCCGGTGGAGGGCGCCGACGCGTACTGGGAGCTGCGGGTGGGCGGCCGGGCCGTCGGCGGCGTGACGCTGCTCGCCAAGGACCCGACCGGCACCCCGCCGCACTGGCTGACCTACTTCGCGGTCGACGACGTGGACTCCACCGTGGACGCGCTGGTCAAGCGCGAGGGCCTGGTGCTGGCCCCGCCGTTCGACATGGCGGCGGGGCGGATGGCGGTGGTCGCCGACGCGCAGGGCGCGCCGTTCGCGATGATCACGCCGGCGCCCGCGGCGTAG